Proteins encoded by one window of Sphingosinicella sp. BN140058:
- a CDS encoding threonine ammonia-lyase codes for MLEPRAMASPASRSTPIVTLEEIQAAARRIEGAVMHTPTLLSRTLSQVTGATVYVKFENLQFTAAYKERGALNKLLLMDEGTRSRGVIAASAGNHAQAVAYHGRRLGVPVTIVMPTATPSIKVMQTEGHGAHIVLHGDSFDDANAEARRLEAERGLTFLHPFDDPDVIAGQGTVALEMLADAPEIETLVVPIGGGGLLSGVGTATRALRPDIEIVGVQAHFYPSMYCRIGGHDLPSAGTTIAEGIAVKQPGETTAAIIREVVDDILLVPERDIETAVSLYLQIEKTVAEGAGATPLGALLSHPERFTGKTVGLILSGGNIDTRLLATVLLRDLARSGRMARLRIQLQDVPGALFAVVRLFDKHRVNIIEVYHQRVFTSLPAKDTSIEVECEARDPEQLQALVDGLGQAGFNVQPVGIE; via the coding sequence ATGTTAGAGCCGCGCGCGATGGCCAGTCCCGCTTCCCGCTCCACCCCGATCGTCACCCTCGAAGAGATCCAGGCTGCCGCGCGCCGGATCGAAGGGGCGGTGATGCATACGCCGACTTTGCTCAGCCGTACCTTGAGCCAGGTGACCGGCGCGACCGTCTACGTAAAATTCGAAAATCTCCAGTTCACCGCCGCCTACAAGGAGCGCGGCGCACTCAACAAATTGCTGCTGATGGATGAGGGCACGCGCTCGCGCGGCGTGATCGCGGCGTCGGCGGGCAACCATGCCCAGGCGGTCGCCTATCACGGCCGCCGGCTCGGCGTACCGGTCACGATCGTGATGCCGACCGCGACTCCGAGCATCAAGGTCATGCAGACCGAAGGCCACGGCGCGCACATCGTTCTCCATGGCGACAGCTTCGACGACGCCAATGCGGAGGCCCGGCGTCTGGAAGCCGAACGGGGCCTGACCTTCCTGCATCCCTTCGACGATCCGGACGTCATCGCTGGACAGGGCACCGTCGCGCTGGAAATGCTCGCCGACGCGCCCGAGATCGAGACTCTGGTCGTGCCGATCGGCGGCGGCGGCCTGCTCTCCGGCGTCGGCACGGCGACCCGGGCGCTCCGGCCGGACATCGAGATCGTCGGCGTCCAGGCGCATTTCTATCCCAGCATGTATTGCCGCATCGGCGGCCACGATCTGCCGTCGGCAGGCACGACGATCGCCGAAGGGATCGCGGTCAAGCAGCCCGGGGAGACCACGGCGGCGATCATCCGGGAGGTCGTCGACGACATCCTGCTCGTGCCCGAGCGCGACATCGAGACTGCGGTCAGCCTCTACCTCCAGATCGAGAAAACGGTAGCCGAAGGCGCAGGCGCGACGCCGCTCGGCGCATTGCTCAGTCACCCCGAGCGTTTCACGGGCAAGACGGTCGGCCTGATCCTGAGCGGCGGCAATATCGATACGCGCCTGCTCGCCACCGTGCTGCTGCGCGATCTCGCCCGCTCGGGCCGGATGGCGCGCCTGCGCATCCAGCTGCAGGACGTTCCCGGTGCGCTGTTCGCCGTGGTCCGCTTGTTCGACAAGCACCGTGTCAACATCATCGAAGTCTATCATCAGCGCGTCTTCACCAGCCTGCCGGCCAAGGACACGTCGATCGAAGTGGAATGCGAGGCGCGCGATCCCGAGCAGCTGCAGGCGCTGGTCGACGGGCTTGGTCAGGCAGGGTTCAACGTTCAGCCGGTAGGGATCGAGTAG
- a CDS encoding protein-disulfide reductase DsbD — translation MTRLVLFFLLLLATLAWPAEAQMLAPGQRAVSTRLIAEHDAPVAGGRVTVALVMTPRPGWHGYWKNPGDAGVETRIAWQLPSGVVAGAVHYPVPQRLIVAGLMNYVYEGEHALLIDFTVPAGRAPGTVLPIRGKADYLVCTDEICVPESADLSLDLRVGRAAASNPIFDRWREALPKPLGSAAAFARDGNRLRIGIPLPAAIGVEDPYFFPLTDGALAYSAPQAVSRAGDMLIVDTKAGDLAPTALQGVLSLGGGQGLLVDGRPGTVPASGIPIEAAGPAAAPAGTRAILLALGGALLGGLLLNVMPCVFPILSLKALSLARAGGEERAVRREAVAYALGVIGICVGLGAVLLGLRAGGTAIGWAFQLQDPRVILLLLLLVLAIALNLAGLFELPSVSAGSGLADRGGVAGAFWTGALAAFVATPCTGPFMGAALGAALVLPHAAALAIFAGLGLGLALPFLLLGFVPALRRRLPRPGPWMGRMRRILSVPMFLTALGLAWILERQTGTHGVLIGVAAASITAALLWWAGRRRRWAALAPALLSVLAAIILLPEAANPVEARGGGLLRAEPFSEARLAALRAEGRPVFVYFTADWCVTCKVNEQAVLNRQEVADALVRGKVAVLVGDWTRGDAEIGRFLEKNGRSGVPLYLHYAPGKAPQALPQILTVGTVTRLVA, via the coding sequence ATGACTCGGCTCGTCCTCTTCTTCCTGCTGCTCCTCGCCACTTTGGCGTGGCCGGCGGAGGCGCAGATGCTCGCACCCGGGCAAAGAGCGGTCTCGACCCGCTTGATCGCCGAGCATGACGCGCCTGTCGCCGGCGGTCGTGTGACGGTCGCGCTGGTGATGACGCCGCGGCCGGGCTGGCATGGCTATTGGAAGAATCCGGGTGATGCGGGCGTCGAAACCCGGATCGCCTGGCAGCTGCCGAGCGGAGTCGTGGCGGGCGCGGTTCACTATCCGGTGCCGCAGCGTCTGATCGTGGCCGGGCTGATGAACTATGTCTATGAAGGCGAACATGCGCTGCTGATCGATTTCACGGTGCCGGCCGGGCGGGCGCCCGGGACCGTGCTGCCGATCCGCGGCAAGGCCGATTATCTCGTCTGCACCGACGAGATCTGCGTGCCCGAGAGTGCCGACTTGTCGCTCGACCTCCGCGTCGGCCGTGCCGCTGCCTCCAATCCCATATTCGATCGGTGGCGCGAAGCTTTGCCGAAGCCTCTCGGCAGCGCCGCGGCCTTTGCCCGGGACGGCAATCGGTTGCGCATCGGCATTCCGCTGCCCGCCGCGATCGGGGTGGAGGATCCCTATTTTTTTCCGCTCACCGATGGCGCGTTGGCGTATTCCGCGCCGCAGGCGGTCTCCCGCGCCGGCGACATGCTGATCGTCGACACCAAAGCGGGCGATCTTGCTCCGACTGCGCTTCAGGGCGTGCTCAGCTTAGGCGGCGGGCAGGGGCTGCTCGTCGACGGGCGGCCGGGCACGGTTCCGGCGTCCGGCATCCCGATCGAAGCGGCCGGGCCGGCGGCCGCGCCGGCCGGGACGCGCGCTATTCTGCTTGCGCTCGGAGGGGCGTTGCTGGGCGGATTGCTGCTCAACGTCATGCCCTGCGTGTTCCCTATTCTCAGCCTGAAGGCGCTGAGTCTCGCCCGCGCCGGCGGAGAGGAACGGGCGGTCCGTCGAGAGGCGGTCGCATACGCGCTCGGCGTAATCGGCATCTGCGTCGGCCTCGGCGCGGTCTTGCTCGGTTTGCGCGCGGGCGGCACCGCGATCGGGTGGGCCTTCCAGCTCCAGGATCCGCGCGTGATCCTGTTGCTGCTGCTGCTGGTGCTCGCGATCGCACTCAATCTTGCCGGGCTGTTCGAATTGCCCTCGGTCTCCGCCGGATCGGGGCTGGCCGACCGCGGCGGCGTTGCCGGGGCTTTCTGGACCGGTGCGCTGGCGGCGTTCGTTGCGACTCCGTGCACCGGCCCGTTCATGGGCGCTGCACTCGGTGCCGCTCTCGTCCTGCCGCATGCGGCCGCGCTCGCGATCTTTGCCGGTCTCGGCCTCGGCCTCGCGCTGCCGTTCCTGTTGCTCGGCTTCGTTCCTGCGCTGCGCCGTCGCTTGCCGCGCCCGGGGCCCTGGATGGGCCGTATGCGCCGCATCCTGTCGGTGCCGATGTTCCTGACCGCGCTTGGCCTTGCGTGGATCCTCGAACGGCAGACCGGCACGCACGGAGTCCTTATCGGGGTCGCAGCGGCGTCGATCACCGCCGCACTCTTATGGTGGGCGGGCCGGCGGCGTCGCTGGGCCGCGCTGGCTCCGGCGCTGCTTTCGGTGCTTGCGGCAATCATCTTGCTGCCCGAAGCGGCGAATCCGGTGGAGGCCCGCGGCGGTGGCCTGCTCCGCGCCGAGCCGTTCAGCGAGGCGCGGCTGGCTGCCCTTCGCGCCGAGGGGAGGCCGGTGTTCGTCTACTTCACCGCGGACTGGTGCGTCACCTGCAAGGTCAACGAGCAGGCGGTGTTGAACAGGCAGGAGGTCGCCGACGCTCTGGTCCGCGGCAAGGTCGCGGTGCTCGTCGGCGACTGGACTCGCGGCGACGCGGAGATCGGCCGCTTCCTGGAGAAGAATGGACGCTCCGGCGTGCCGCTCTATCTCCATTATGCGCCGGGCAAGGCGCCTCAGGCGCTGCCGCAGATCCTCACCGTTGGAACCGTCACGCGACTGGTTGCCTGA
- a CDS encoding arginyltransferase: MSAPFRFPRFFVTSPAPCPYLPGKTERKVFTELAGHHAGELNDALGRIGFRRSQAVAYRPSCLDCSACVSVRVVTGEFQPNGTQKRMLKRHSDLEVTACKPWATEEQYELLRRYLKRRHPDGGMVGMDESDFADMIEQSPVKTYVIEYREPAVDGKQGRLVGACLTDQQGDGLSMIYSFFEPDDAGRPGLGTYIILDHIVRAGRAGLPYVYLGYWVESSRRMAYKSRFRPLEKLGPNGWARFEPEEPELPLVQKARIQS; encoded by the coding sequence TTGAGCGCACCGTTCCGATTTCCCCGATTCTTCGTCACCAGCCCTGCCCCTTGCCCGTATCTTCCGGGAAAGACCGAGCGAAAGGTGTTCACGGAACTGGCGGGGCACCATGCGGGCGAGCTGAACGACGCGCTCGGCCGGATCGGCTTCCGGCGCAGCCAGGCCGTTGCCTATCGTCCGAGCTGCCTCGATTGCAGCGCCTGCGTCTCTGTCCGCGTGGTGACCGGCGAATTTCAGCCGAACGGAACGCAGAAGCGGATGCTGAAGCGGCATTCCGATCTGGAGGTGACGGCCTGCAAGCCGTGGGCGACCGAGGAGCAATATGAGCTGCTCCGCCGCTATCTGAAGCGGCGCCATCCCGATGGCGGAATGGTCGGCATGGACGAGAGCGACTTCGCCGACATGATCGAGCAGAGCCCGGTCAAGACCTATGTCATCGAATATCGGGAGCCTGCGGTCGACGGCAAGCAGGGCCGCCTGGTCGGCGCGTGCCTGACCGATCAGCAGGGCGACGGGCTGTCGATGATCTACAGCTTCTTCGAGCCGGACGATGCCGGCCGCCCGGGGCTCGGCACCTATATCATCCTCGATCATATCGTTCGGGCCGGGCGCGCCGGTCTGCCGTACGTCTATCTGGGTTATTGGGTGGAGAGCTCGCGCCGGATGGCGTATAAGAGCCGCTTCCGTCCGCTCGAGAAATTGGGTCCGAACGGCTGGGCCCGCTTCGAGCCTGAGGAGCCCGAGCTGCCGCTGGTCCAGAAGGCGCGGATTCAGTCGTAA
- a CDS encoding amidohydrolase yields the protein MKKILAAIAVLLCASTASADVLVDNVNGYTLTAEGRLVRFAAMLVGDDGKVERLYERGDKKPDRTRFRFDGKGKTLIPGLIDGHGHVMGLGLGALQLDLSDTASLQEAQAKIAAYAAANPSPRWIVGRGWNQEKWGLGRFPTAADIDSIVPGRPVWLERVDGHAGWANSLAMKEAGITAKTAAPAGGKIEKTGTQPNGIFVDAATGLIDRIVPAPVPLVRDRAFAKAQELMLANGLTASADMGTSPEDWLTMRRAGDAGRLKVRIMSYAGGIDALLAIAGTGPTPWLYDGRLRMGGVKLYSDGALGSRGAWLKQPYKDSPKERGLTFLSDAELRNLMSRAAMDNFQVAVHAIGDAANAQLLGAIEELGETYKGDRRWRIEHAQIIDPVDLPRFARFGTIASMQPVHEASDWRMAEARLGMDRLGGAYAWKTMLANNVPLAFGSDFPVESPNPFHGLAVAISRQDAQGQPPGGWMPEQRLSLEQALRAFTQGAAYAGFAEDRIGSLEKGKFADFVLIDRDIFANAAPEQIRDTKVIETWVAGTRAWPQ from the coding sequence ATGAAGAAGATCCTGGCGGCGATCGCTGTCCTGCTCTGCGCCTCCACGGCTTCGGCCGACGTCCTTGTCGACAACGTCAACGGCTATACGCTCACCGCCGAAGGTCGCCTGGTTCGCTTCGCGGCGATGCTGGTCGGCGACGACGGCAAGGTCGAGCGACTCTACGAGCGCGGCGACAAGAAGCCGGATCGAACCCGTTTCCGCTTCGACGGCAAGGGCAAGACCCTGATTCCCGGCCTGATCGATGGCCATGGCCATGTCATGGGGCTCGGCCTCGGCGCTCTCCAGCTCGATCTTTCCGACACCGCTTCGCTGCAGGAAGCGCAGGCGAAGATCGCCGCCTACGCCGCCGCCAACCCGAGCCCGCGATGGATCGTCGGCCGCGGCTGGAACCAGGAGAAATGGGGCCTCGGCCGCTTTCCGACGGCGGCCGACATCGACTCGATCGTGCCCGGTCGTCCGGTCTGGCTGGAGCGGGTCGATGGTCATGCCGGCTGGGCGAACAGCCTGGCGATGAAGGAGGCGGGGATCACCGCCAAGACAGCCGCCCCCGCCGGCGGCAAGATCGAGAAGACGGGCACCCAGCCGAACGGGATCTTCGTCGATGCCGCCACCGGGCTCATCGACAGGATCGTGCCTGCGCCAGTTCCGCTGGTGCGCGACCGCGCCTTCGCCAAGGCCCAGGAACTGATGCTCGCCAACGGTCTCACCGCCAGCGCCGACATGGGTACCAGCCCGGAGGACTGGCTGACGATGCGCCGCGCCGGAGACGCCGGCCGACTGAAGGTCAGGATCATGTCGTATGCGGGCGGCATTGATGCCCTGCTCGCAATTGCCGGCACCGGCCCGACACCCTGGCTGTACGACGGGCGGCTGCGGATGGGCGGCGTCAAGCTCTACAGCGACGGCGCGCTCGGCTCCCGCGGCGCCTGGCTAAAGCAGCCTTACAAGGATTCTCCCAAGGAGCGCGGACTCACCTTCCTCAGCGATGCCGAGCTCCGCAACCTGATGAGCCGTGCGGCGATGGACAATTTCCAGGTCGCGGTTCACGCGATCGGCGATGCCGCGAACGCGCAATTGCTCGGGGCGATCGAGGAGCTCGGGGAGACCTACAAGGGTGATCGCCGCTGGCGCATCGAACATGCCCAGATCATCGATCCGGTCGATCTGCCCCGCTTCGCCAGGTTCGGCACGATCGCTTCGATGCAGCCCGTGCACGAAGCTTCCGACTGGCGGATGGCGGAAGCCCGCCTCGGAATGGATCGGCTCGGCGGCGCGTATGCGTGGAAGACGATGCTCGCCAACAATGTGCCGCTCGCCTTCGGATCCGATTTCCCGGTCGAAAGCCCCAATCCCTTTCACGGCCTTGCCGTGGCGATCAGCCGTCAGGACGCGCAGGGACAGCCGCCAGGCGGCTGGATGCCGGAGCAGCGTTTGAGCCTGGAGCAGGCGTTGCGCGCCTTTACGCAGGGCGCCGCTTATGCCGGCTTTGCCGAGGATCGAATCGGCAGCCTGGAGAAAGGCAAGTTCGCGGACTTCGTGCTGATCGACCGCGATATCTTCGCCAATGCCGCACCGGAGCAGATACGCGACACCAAGGTGATCGAAACCTGGGTTGCAGGCACCCGTGCCTGGCCGCAATGA